A window of the Fibrobacter sp. genome harbors these coding sequences:
- the rpsU gene encoding 30S ribosomal protein S21: protein MIGVIVKSNEPFERALKRFTKSCEKNGIISDVKKRQRFEKPSEEKKRIETAARRKRLKEIADQNRKRLY, encoded by the coding sequence GTGATCGGCGTTATTGTTAAGTCCAACGAACCTTTTGAACGCGCTCTCAAGCGTTTCACCAAGTCTTGCGAAAAGAACGGCATCATTTCCGATGTCAAGAAGCGTCAGCGCTTCGAAAAGCCTTCTGAAGAAAAGAAGCGCATCGAAACTGCAGCTCGTCGCAAGCGTCTCAAGGAAATCGCTGACCAGAACCGCAAGCGTCTCTACTAA